In a single window of the Serratia quinivorans genome:
- a CDS encoding putative aldose-1-epimerase yields the protein MALFDMDNGCLSLVVSSLGGSVLKLAAHGPEGESPLLRPAVLSDTTSALQSGCFPLVPFGNRVNQNRFNFEDHEYQLSANTDWDRHYLHGDGWLQEWQCVEQGSNHLHLRYQHEDGPYRYQVEQYFTLQQHQLSIELAVEHRGERPMPYGLGWHPYFPLTADTRVQASAGAYWLEAEDWLAGEQAALTEELDFSQPGPLPRHWVNNGFSGWNGEAWIQWPEQGARLRMNTQPACPVYFLFVSDPAFDPGYQFDFFCLEPMSHAANGHNMADLGGLRRLAKGQRFSQTMLLSYSSF from the coding sequence ATGGCATTGTTTGATATGGATAACGGCTGTCTCTCGCTGGTGGTTTCGTCGTTGGGTGGCAGCGTGTTGAAATTGGCCGCGCACGGGCCAGAGGGAGAGAGCCCTCTGCTGCGGCCTGCGGTGTTGAGTGATACCACGTCGGCGCTGCAATCGGGGTGTTTTCCTCTGGTTCCTTTTGGCAATCGGGTGAATCAAAACCGCTTCAATTTCGAAGATCATGAATATCAGCTCAGCGCGAATACCGATTGGGATCGGCACTATCTGCATGGCGACGGCTGGCTGCAGGAGTGGCAATGTGTTGAACAGGGTAGCAATCACCTTCACTTGCGTTATCAGCATGAGGATGGCCCTTACCGTTATCAGGTGGAGCAATATTTCACCCTGCAGCAACATCAACTCAGTATTGAATTGGCGGTAGAACACCGTGGTGAAAGGCCGATGCCCTATGGGTTGGGTTGGCATCCGTATTTCCCGTTAACGGCGGATACCCGAGTACAGGCATCCGCCGGGGCCTACTGGTTGGAGGCCGAAGACTGGCTGGCGGGCGAGCAGGCGGCACTGACCGAGGAGCTGGATTTCAGTCAGCCAGGCCCGTTGCCGCGTCACTGGGTGAATAACGGTTTCAGCGGCTGGAACGGTGAAGCGTGGATCCAGTGGCCGGAACAAGGCGCTCGGTTACGGATGAACACTCAGCCGGCTTGCCCGGTTTACTTCCTGTTCGTCTCGGATCCGGCGTTTGATCCGGGTTATCAGTTCGACTTCTTCTGCCTGGAACCGATGTCGCATGCCGCTAACGGCCATAACATGGCTGACCTGGGTGGGCTGCGCCGCTTGGCTAAAGGGCAGCGGTTTAGCCAGACGATGCTGCTCAGTTATTCCTCGTTTTAA
- the yphF gene encoding ABC transporter periplasmic-binding protein yphF precursor: MLLKNIKHMLLAITGGLIIFSAGAQAKNDKTTIGAIYLDTQGYYAGVRWGVQDGAAKGGGKIEIIETNAQGDVSKESSFIDTMIARDVNAVVLSAVSVNGSVRAIKRANEANIPVICYNTCINEKGVDNYVYAYLVGDPYEFGKKLGNTAADYFIEKKITEPAIAVINCEAFEVCVQRRKGFEDALKAKVPGMKIVANQEGTVLDKAISVGEKLLISSGNVDAIFGESGGATLGAVKAVRNQNKVGKTVVFGSDMTTEIAQELVNRQVLQAVVDISGKKMGALVFTQAMNAINRQPVGQKVVQVPIDLYASSQSATDWLATHKDGLP; encoded by the coding sequence ATGTTGCTAAAAAATATAAAACACATGCTGTTAGCCATTACCGGGGGCCTGATTATTTTCAGTGCAGGCGCACAGGCTAAAAACGATAAAACCACCATCGGCGCGATTTATCTCGATACCCAAGGGTATTACGCCGGGGTCCGCTGGGGTGTGCAGGATGGTGCCGCCAAGGGCGGAGGGAAAATCGAAATCATAGAAACCAATGCGCAGGGGGATGTTTCTAAAGAGAGTTCGTTTATCGATACCATGATCGCACGCGACGTAAATGCCGTGGTGCTTTCCGCCGTTTCGGTCAATGGCAGCGTGCGGGCCATCAAGCGTGCCAACGAAGCGAATATTCCGGTGATTTGTTACAACACCTGCATCAACGAGAAGGGCGTAGATAACTATGTTTATGCCTATCTGGTCGGTGATCCCTATGAGTTTGGCAAAAAACTGGGCAATACCGCCGCCGATTACTTTATAGAAAAGAAAATCACCGAACCCGCGATTGCGGTAATTAACTGCGAAGCCTTCGAGGTTTGCGTGCAGCGGCGTAAAGGTTTTGAAGATGCGCTAAAAGCGAAAGTGCCGGGCATGAAAATCGTCGCCAATCAGGAGGGTACCGTGCTGGATAAGGCGATCTCGGTCGGCGAGAAACTGTTGATCTCCTCCGGGAATGTCGATGCCATTTTCGGCGAGTCCGGCGGTGCCACGCTCGGCGCGGTTAAAGCCGTGCGCAATCAGAACAAGGTCGGGAAAACGGTGGTTTTCGGCTCGGATATGACCACTGAAATCGCGCAGGAGCTGGTTAACCGTCAGGTACTGCAAGCGGTGGTGGATATCTCGGGCAAGAAAATGGGGGCTTTGGTCTTCACGCAGGCAATGAATGCAATTAACCGCCAGCCGGTCGGCCAAAAGGTGGTGCAGGTACCGATAGATCTCTATGCCTCATCGCAGAGTGCCACTGATTGGCTGGCGACTCACAAAGACGGCTTACCTTAA
- the bglC_1 gene encoding Aryl-phospho-beta-D-glucosidase BglC, producing the protein MIDMETAVMELIINAGEARSCAMQALYAARKYQWDQVDILLAESQLAAKRAHATQTELIGFDEGGRQAAGQSDYGARAGPHHERHAGARSGGGTGENLPITGAERGEKPMSVFPKDFLWGAATASYQVEGGFDADGKGLSNWDLFSHLPGTTYQGTNGDVAVDHYHRFREDVALMAELGMQTYRFSISWPRLLPQGRGEVNEAGIQFYSDLIDELLKHNIKPMITLYHWDLPQALQEEFGGWESREIVDAFDEYARLCYQRFGDRVELWSTFNETIVFIGMGYITGAHPPKLTDPKKGIQACHHVFLANARAVKSFREMKINGQIGFVNVLQPNDPISDSPEDRRACELAEGIFTHWLYDPVLKGEYPAELLAMAQQAFGVPYFAPGDEALLKGNIVDFIGLNYYKREMVAHNDDVEGYAINTSGQKGSGRELGFKGLFKLVRNPNGVYTDWDWEVYPQGLTDAIGRIVKRYGNIPIYITENGLGAKDPIVEGEVRDQPRIDYLRDHIQAIGAAIEQGADVRGYYPWSFIDLLSWLNGYQKQYGFVYVDHDNNLARKKKQSFGWYQRVIASHGEQL; encoded by the coding sequence ATGATCGACATGGAAACGGCGGTAATGGAATTGATCATCAACGCCGGTGAGGCTCGCAGTTGTGCCATGCAGGCGTTGTACGCAGCGCGCAAATACCAGTGGGATCAGGTAGATATTTTGCTGGCGGAGTCGCAGTTGGCGGCGAAGCGAGCGCATGCCACTCAAACCGAGCTGATCGGTTTTGACGAGGGGGGAAGGCAAGCTGCCGGTCAATCTGATTATGGTGCACGCGCAGGACCACATCATGAACGCCATGCTGGCGCGCGATCTGGTGGAGGAACTGGTGAGAATTTACCGATTACTGGAGCAGAACGGGGTGAAAAACCAATGAGCGTATTTCCGAAGGATTTCCTGTGGGGCGCGGCGACCGCGTCTTACCAGGTTGAGGGCGGCTTTGATGCCGACGGCAAGGGCCTGTCCAACTGGGATTTGTTCTCCCACCTGCCCGGCACCACTTATCAGGGTACCAACGGCGACGTCGCGGTCGATCACTACCATCGCTTTCGCGAAGACGTGGCGCTGATGGCCGAATTGGGGATGCAGACTTACAGATTTTCGATCTCGTGGCCACGGTTGCTGCCGCAGGGGCGGGGCGAGGTGAATGAGGCCGGGATCCAATTCTACAGCGATCTGATCGACGAACTGTTGAAGCACAACATCAAACCGATGATCACCCTGTACCACTGGGATCTGCCGCAGGCGCTGCAAGAAGAGTTTGGCGGTTGGGAATCGCGTGAGATCGTCGATGCTTTCGATGAATATGCCCGCCTGTGTTATCAGCGTTTCGGCGACCGCGTCGAGCTGTGGTCCACCTTTAACGAAACCATCGTGTTTATCGGCATGGGCTATATCACCGGGGCGCATCCGCCCAAGTTGACCGATCCGAAGAAGGGCATTCAGGCCTGTCACCATGTGTTCCTGGCCAATGCCCGCGCGGTAAAAAGCTTCCGCGAAATGAAGATCAACGGTCAGATCGGCTTCGTCAACGTGCTGCAACCTAACGATCCGATCAGCGACTCGCCAGAAGATCGCCGCGCCTGCGAGTTAGCCGAGGGGATCTTCACCCACTGGCTGTACGATCCGGTGTTGAAGGGCGAATACCCGGCAGAGCTGTTGGCGATGGCGCAGCAGGCCTTTGGCGTACCCTATTTTGCACCGGGCGATGAGGCGTTGCTGAAGGGCAACATCGTCGATTTTATCGGTCTTAATTACTACAAGCGCGAAATGGTGGCGCATAACGACGACGTCGAGGGCTACGCGATCAACACCAGTGGCCAGAAGGGCAGCGGGCGTGAACTGGGCTTTAAGGGGCTGTTCAAACTGGTGCGCAACCCGAACGGTGTTTATACCGACTGGGACTGGGAGGTTTATCCGCAGGGACTGACCGATGCCATTGGCCGCATCGTCAAACGCTACGGCAACATTCCGATCTACATTACCGAGAACGGGTTGGGTGCCAAGGATCCGATCGTCGAGGGGGAAGTGCGCGATCAACCGCGCATAGACTATCTGCGCGATCATATTCAGGCGATCGGTGCGGCGATCGAGCAGGGTGCCGATGTGCGCGGTTACTACCCCTGGTCGTTTATCGATCTGCTTTCCTGGCTCAACGGCTATCAGAAGCAGTACGGCTTTGTGTATGTCGATCACGACAACAATCTGGCGCGCAAGAAGAAGCAGAGTTTTGGCTGGTATCAGCGGGTGATCGCCAGCCACGGTGAGCAGCTGTAA
- the mglA_4 gene encoding Galactose/methyl galactoside import ATP-binding protein MglA, with protein sequence MSAATLSDRALNELAQQPVVARIESGHKRYPGVVALQDVNFTLRRGEVRALLGKNGAGKSTLIRMLTGSERPDAGQVFIGDRLLDGPEALLTRRAGELGVRAVYQELSLVQDMSVAENLCLGAWPQRAGVIDVQCMMAQARAALALLGVDIDPQQWVRDLSPAQQQLVEIARACQGDPKVVILDEPTSSLANAEADLVAAAVMRLSAAGIAVVYVSHRMNEIRRLASSCTIMRDGRVAGDVTLDNTTTQQIVDLMLGHQDHHTQTVTVPAGGETVFEVRQLSLPPKLRQVSFELRRGEVLGIAGLLGAGRSELLKAIVGLTPFTDGELVLDGETLICPNYADMLKRGMAYTPENRKAEGIMPLLGVDENTVMTDSRSVSRFGVLNWSKIKQATSAIVSRMRVKTAETGTPIMTLSGGNQQKVVIGRWVYARSRILLLDEPTRGVDVEAKNQIYRIARELAAEGKSIIFVSSEVEELPQVCDRILLLQQGTIVKEFISPVDVEQLMSEVLMIQ encoded by the coding sequence ATGTCGGCGGCTACCCTGAGCGACAGGGCCTTAAACGAATTGGCGCAGCAGCCGGTGGTGGCCCGCATTGAATCCGGGCATAAGCGTTACCCGGGGGTAGTGGCGCTGCAAGATGTGAATTTCACCCTGCGGCGAGGTGAGGTACGTGCCCTGCTGGGGAAAAACGGCGCGGGCAAGTCTACCCTGATCCGCATGCTGACCGGCAGTGAGCGACCGGATGCCGGGCAAGTCTTTATCGGCGACCGGTTGTTGGATGGGCCAGAGGCGTTGTTGACGCGTCGTGCCGGTGAGCTTGGCGTGCGGGCGGTCTATCAGGAACTCAGCCTGGTGCAGGATATGAGCGTGGCGGAAAACCTGTGCCTGGGCGCCTGGCCACAGCGTGCCGGAGTGATTGACGTGCAATGCATGATGGCGCAGGCACGTGCTGCGCTGGCACTGCTTGGGGTAGATATCGATCCTCAGCAATGGGTACGCGATCTCAGCCCGGCGCAGCAGCAACTGGTGGAGATAGCCCGGGCCTGTCAGGGAGATCCCAAAGTGGTGATCCTCGACGAGCCGACCAGTTCGCTGGCCAACGCCGAGGCGGATCTGGTGGCTGCGGCGGTGATGCGCCTTTCTGCGGCGGGGATTGCGGTGGTGTATGTCAGCCACCGGATGAATGAAATCCGCCGGTTGGCGTCGTCCTGCACCATTATGCGCGACGGCCGCGTGGCGGGTGACGTGACGCTGGACAACACGACCACTCAGCAGATTGTCGATCTGATGCTGGGCCATCAGGATCACCATACGCAAACCGTGACTGTTCCGGCGGGGGGCGAAACGGTATTTGAGGTGAGGCAGTTATCGCTGCCGCCCAAATTGCGGCAGGTCAGTTTTGAGCTGCGGCGCGGTGAGGTGCTGGGCATTGCCGGGTTGCTGGGGGCGGGCCGTAGCGAATTGCTGAAGGCCATTGTTGGCCTGACGCCGTTTACCGATGGCGAACTGGTGCTGGACGGGGAGACGCTGATCTGCCCGAATTATGCCGACATGCTCAAACGGGGTATGGCCTACACACCGGAGAACCGCAAGGCCGAGGGCATCATGCCGCTGCTGGGGGTGGATGAGAATACCGTGATGACCGACAGCCGCTCGGTAAGCCGCTTTGGCGTACTGAACTGGTCGAAGATCAAACAGGCAACCTCGGCCATCGTCAGCCGCATGCGGGTGAAAACCGCTGAAACCGGCACGCCGATCATGACGCTCTCCGGCGGTAACCAGCAGAAGGTGGTGATTGGCCGTTGGGTTTACGCCAGGAGCCGCATCTTGTTGCTGGATGAGCCGACGCGCGGCGTCGATGTAGAAGCGAAAAATCAAATCTATCGTATTGCGCGCGAACTGGCGGCCGAAGGGAAAAGCATTATTTTCGTGTCGAGCGAAGTGGAGGAATTGCCTCAGGTCTGCGATCGGATCTTATTGTTACAGCAGGGAACGATAGTGAAGGAGTTTATCTCGCCCGTGGATGTTGAACAGCTGATGTCCGAAGTGCTGATGATCCAATAA
- the tdh_2 gene encoding L-threonine 3-dehydrogenase produces MGKMLAAYLPGNATAELREVDIPQPGIGQVLIKMKSSGICGSDIHYIYHQHRGTAAAPDQPLYRGFINGHEPCGQIVALGAGCRHFRESDRVLVYHISGCGFCSNCRRGYPISCTGVGKAAYGWQRDGGHADYLLAEEKDLIHLPDSLSYEDGAFISCGVGTAYEGIVRGEVSGSDHVLVVGLGPVGMMAMMLAKGRGAKTVIGVDVIPERLATAKRLGLMDHGFLSGDDVTERIRQLTAGGANVTLDCSGNAKGRLLALQASSDWGRVIYIGETGKVEFEVSADLMHHQRRIIGSWVTSLHHMEKCCTDLHDWKMHPHQAITHRFKLGQAAEAYALMASGQCGKVVINFAD; encoded by the coding sequence ATGGGAAAAATGTTGGCGGCTTATTTACCCGGAAACGCCACGGCAGAACTGCGTGAGGTGGATATTCCGCAACCGGGCATTGGCCAGGTATTAATTAAAATGAAATCGTCCGGTATTTGCGGCAGCGATATTCATTATATTTATCATCAGCACCGTGGTACGGCGGCCGCACCGGATCAACCCTTGTACCGGGGGTTTATTAACGGTCACGAGCCTTGTGGCCAGATTGTGGCGCTGGGGGCCGGCTGCCGCCACTTCCGCGAGAGCGATCGCGTGCTGGTGTACCATATTTCCGGCTGCGGCTTTTGCAGCAACTGCCGGCGAGGCTATCCGATTTCCTGCACCGGCGTTGGCAAGGCCGCCTATGGCTGGCAGCGGGATGGCGGCCATGCCGACTACCTGTTGGCGGAGGAAAAGGATTTGATTCATCTGCCGGATTCGCTCAGCTATGAAGACGGCGCTTTTATCTCCTGTGGGGTCGGCACGGCTTATGAAGGCATCGTGCGTGGCGAGGTCTCCGGCAGCGACCATGTACTGGTCGTGGGGTTGGGCCCGGTCGGTATGATGGCGATGATGCTGGCGAAGGGACGTGGGGCAAAAACGGTGATTGGCGTTGATGTTATCCCGGAGCGTCTGGCGACCGCGAAACGCCTGGGGCTGATGGATCACGGCTTCCTGAGCGGTGACGACGTGACAGAACGCATTCGCCAATTGACCGCTGGCGGGGCCAACGTCACGCTCGACTGTTCCGGCAATGCCAAAGGGCGCCTGCTGGCGCTGCAGGCCTCTTCGGACTGGGGAAGAGTGATCTACATTGGCGAAACCGGCAAGGTAGAATTCGAGGTCAGCGCAGACCTGATGCATCACCAGCGGCGGATCATCGGCTCTTGGGTCACCAGCCTGCACCACATGGAAAAATGCTGCACCGACCTGCACGACTGGAAAATGCACCCGCATCAGGCGATTACCCACCGTTTTAAACTCGGGCAGGCTGCCGAGGCCTATGCTCTGATGGCTTCTGGCCAGTGCGGCAAAGTGGTGATCAATTTCGCCGATTAA
- the dkgA gene encoding 2,5-diketo-D-gluconic acid reductase A yields the protein MTTQQPIIKLHDGNLMPQLGLGVWQASIPDTTQAVLKALEVGYRSIDTAAIYKNEEGVGAALQSASVPRDELFITTKLWNDDQGDPQAALETSLKKLKLDYVDLYLIHWPKPQQDQYVDAWRGLIKLREQGLVKSIGVCNFHTPHLQRLLDETNIAPVINQIELHPLLQQRQLRAWNATHHIATESWSPLAQGGEGVFDQPLIKHLAEKYEKTPAQIVVRWHLDSGLIVIPKSVTPSRIRENFEVFDFKLDKDELSDIAQLDIGNRLGPDPDSL from the coding sequence ATGACAACGCAACAACCCATCATCAAACTCCACGATGGTAATCTGATGCCGCAGTTGGGTCTCGGCGTTTGGCAGGCGAGTATTCCAGACACCACCCAGGCGGTGCTCAAGGCGCTGGAGGTGGGATATCGTTCGATCGATACCGCTGCGATTTACAAGAACGAGGAAGGGGTCGGTGCTGCACTGCAATCCGCCTCGGTGCCGCGCGATGAACTGTTTATTACCACCAAACTGTGGAACGACGATCAGGGCGACCCACAGGCCGCCCTGGAAACCAGCCTGAAAAAACTCAAGCTGGACTACGTCGATCTGTATCTGATCCACTGGCCAAAACCGCAGCAGGATCAATACGTAGACGCCTGGCGCGGGCTGATCAAACTGCGCGAACAGGGGCTGGTGAAGAGTATCGGGGTCTGCAATTTCCATACCCCGCATCTGCAGCGCCTGCTGGACGAAACCAATATCGCGCCGGTGATTAACCAGATTGAACTGCATCCGTTGCTGCAACAACGTCAGTTGCGTGCCTGGAACGCAACGCACCACATCGCTACCGAATCATGGAGCCCACTGGCGCAAGGCGGCGAAGGGGTGTTCGACCAGCCGCTGATCAAACATTTGGCGGAAAAATACGAGAAGACCCCAGCGCAAATCGTGGTGCGCTGGCACCTGGACAGCGGTCTTATCGTGATCCCGAAATCGGTCACGCCATCACGCATTCGTGAAAACTTCGAGGTGTTTGATTTCAAACTGGATAAAGACGAGCTGAGCGATATCGCCCAACTGGATATCGGCAACCGTCTGGGGCCGGATCCCGACTCACTGTAA
- the licB_2 gene encoding Lichenan-specific phosphotransferase enzyme IIB component: MKKIFLCCAAGMSTSMVVNKMKKSAEQQGIEVDIIAVGMDEFESTLANYQCCLLGPQVKYKLADFKKIADRENKPIAVINSMDYGMMRGDKILAEALLMIAQH; this comes from the coding sequence ATGAAAAAAATATTCTTATGCTGTGCCGCCGGAATGTCTACCAGCATGGTGGTAAATAAAATGAAAAAGTCGGCAGAACAACAGGGGATTGAGGTTGATATTATTGCCGTCGGTATGGATGAATTTGAATCTACGCTGGCAAATTATCAATGCTGCCTGCTTGGGCCGCAGGTTAAATATAAACTGGCCGATTTTAAAAAAATCGCCGACAGGGAAAATAAGCCCATTGCGGTTATCAACAGCATGGATTACGGCATGATGCGCGGTGATAAAATCCTCGCCGAAGCCTTACTGATGATCGCACAACACTAA
- the rbsC_6 gene encoding Ribose transport system permease protein rbsC: protein MSTLVPDVKIAKARKLSKHANELGLLAIIIVLYLVFSIYATGFISLNNQMNILRDAATIGIAAWAMTLIIISGEIDVSVGPMVAFISVILAYLMQYQIPLAFALILALCLGAALGSVAGALRGWFNVPSFVATLGLWSALRGMGLFMTNALPVPIDENAVLDWLGGQVLGLPVSAVIMLILFVVFQFISKKTAFGRSVYAIGGNAGAAQLCGINVKRIRVLLFTLAGLLAAVTGILLAARLGSGNAGAASGLEFDVIAAVVVGGTALSGGRGSMLGTLLGVLVITLIGNGLVLLGINSFFQQVVRGVIIVLAVLANIIVMQKNSKQ from the coding sequence ATGTCCACCTTGGTACCGGATGTAAAAATAGCAAAAGCCCGTAAATTATCGAAGCACGCTAATGAACTTGGCCTGTTGGCAATTATTATCGTGCTGTACCTGGTGTTTTCCATTTACGCCACCGGGTTTATTTCTCTGAATAACCAAATGAATATTTTACGCGACGCCGCCACTATCGGTATTGCCGCCTGGGCAATGACGCTGATTATTATTTCCGGCGAAATCGACGTCAGCGTCGGCCCGATGGTGGCGTTTATTTCGGTGATCCTGGCTTATTTAATGCAATACCAAATCCCGCTGGCGTTCGCGCTGATACTGGCTCTGTGTCTGGGGGCGGCGTTGGGGTCGGTCGCCGGAGCGCTGCGCGGTTGGTTTAACGTGCCGAGCTTTGTCGCCACGCTGGGGCTTTGGAGTGCCTTGCGCGGCATGGGGCTGTTTATGACCAACGCCTTGCCGGTACCGATTGACGAAAACGCGGTGCTGGACTGGCTGGGCGGGCAGGTGTTGGGCCTGCCGGTTTCGGCGGTGATTATGCTGATCCTGTTTGTGGTCTTTCAGTTTATCAGCAAGAAAACTGCCTTTGGTCGCTCGGTGTATGCCATTGGCGGCAACGCCGGTGCCGCCCAGCTGTGCGGCATTAACGTCAAACGCATTCGCGTGCTGCTATTTACTCTGGCCGGCTTGCTGGCCGCCGTCACCGGTATTCTGCTGGCGGCGCGTCTTGGCTCCGGTAATGCCGGGGCGGCCAGCGGCCTGGAGTTTGACGTGATTGCCGCCGTGGTGGTGGGCGGTACCGCCTTGTCCGGCGGACGCGGTTCGATGCTCGGCACCCTGCTCGGCGTGCTGGTGATCACCCTGATTGGCAACGGCCTGGTCTTGCTGGGGATTAACTCCTTTTTCCAACAGGTGGTCAGAGGGGTGATTATCGTACTGGCGGTGCTGGCCAATATTATCGTGATGCAAAAGAACTCTAAGCAATAG
- the lacE_1 gene encoding EIICB-Lac: MSISQAAFNFIENRISPIAGKLSTQRHIMAIRDGFISAMPFMIVGSFLLVFAYPPFSADSSWGIAQWWLGAAEKHQVAILTPFNMTMGIMSIYITAAIAYNLAQSYKLDPFMAAMLALMSFLLVAAPQTEKMLPTAALGGVGIFTAILVAVYTTELIRFLKQHNIGISLPEQVPAKIKQSFDLLIPILAVVITLYPLSLLVQHQFNLLLPQAIMALFQPLISAADSLPAILLAVLIGHLLWFAGIHGAVIVSGMLQAFWLTNLGINQDALAAGHPMPHIFMEAFWTFFIVIGGSGATFGLVLLYLRSRSAHLRSIGKLSLVPSCFNINEPVIFGTPIVMNPTFFIPFITAPIVNSIIAYAAVKLDLIGRVISVVPWTAPAPIGAAWATGWDLRAALLVLLLAAVSALIYYPFFKVYEQQLLDQEVSEAEQIEQTQGVTE, translated from the coding sequence ATGAGTATCAGCCAGGCCGCATTCAATTTTATTGAAAACCGTATCAGCCCCATTGCCGGTAAATTATCGACCCAGCGACATATTATGGCGATCCGCGACGGTTTTATTTCCGCGATGCCCTTTATGATCGTCGGCTCATTCTTATTGGTATTTGCCTACCCGCCTTTTTCGGCCGACAGCAGTTGGGGAATAGCTCAATGGTGGCTGGGTGCTGCGGAGAAACATCAGGTCGCTATTCTCACCCCGTTTAATATGACCATGGGGATTATGTCGATTTATATTACTGCCGCCATCGCTTATAACCTGGCGCAGAGTTATAAGCTCGATCCCTTTATGGCGGCCATGCTGGCGCTGATGTCATTTTTGCTGGTCGCCGCGCCGCAGACCGAAAAGATGCTGCCGACCGCTGCGTTGGGCGGCGTGGGGATCTTCACCGCCATTTTGGTGGCGGTCTATACCACCGAACTGATCCGCTTTCTCAAGCAGCACAATATCGGTATCTCACTGCCGGAACAGGTGCCGGCCAAGATCAAACAGTCGTTTGATCTGCTGATCCCGATCCTGGCGGTGGTGATCACCCTGTATCCGCTCAGCCTGCTGGTGCAGCATCAGTTTAATTTACTGTTACCGCAGGCGATCATGGCGCTGTTCCAGCCGCTGATTTCCGCTGCGGATTCGCTGCCGGCGATCCTGCTCGCGGTGCTGATCGGCCATTTATTGTGGTTCGCCGGTATTCACGGCGCGGTGATCGTCTCCGGCATGCTGCAGGCATTCTGGCTGACCAATCTGGGCATCAATCAGGATGCGTTGGCCGCCGGCCACCCGATGCCGCACATCTTTATGGAAGCTTTCTGGACCTTCTTTATCGTCATCGGCGGATCCGGCGCCACCTTTGGGCTGGTGCTGCTTTATCTGCGCAGCCGTTCGGCGCACCTGCGTTCGATCGGCAAGCTGAGCCTGGTGCCGAGCTGCTTCAACATCAATGAACCGGTGATCTTCGGCACGCCGATCGTCATGAACCCGACCTTCTTTATCCCGTTTATTACCGCGCCGATCGTCAATTCGATCATTGCCTATGCGGCCGTGAAGCTGGATCTGATTGGCCGCGTGATCTCGGTAGTGCCCTGGACGGCACCGGCACCGATTGGCGCTGCCTGGGCCACCGGTTGGGATCTCCGTGCCGCACTGCTGGTGCTGCTGCTGGCGGCGGTATCGGCACTGATCTACTACCCGTTCTTCAAGGTCTATGAGCAGCAGTTGCTGGATCAGGAAGTGAGTGAGGCGGAGCAGATTGAACAGACACAAGGAGTCACCGAATGA